In Nitrospira sp., the following are encoded in one genomic region:
- a CDS encoding MFS transporter has translation MKTSWRSGVTPYQWLVLFVAWLGWVFDAMDATIYAIVLHPALHDLLHSASGDPPTTEEIGWYGGIIFSIFLIGWAIGGITFGVMADRFGRTKILIATIIIYAVFTGAAALAETWWHLAIARFLTALGIGGEWAAGASIVAETWPEEKRAKAAGILQSAWAMGFFLAATMNLTLRDAYGWRGLFVIGILPAFVALLVRWWVKEPDRWTHAHEQKAIPLTAIFQGDLRQATLVGSALAFVAVFGLWGATNWAPTLIRELPDLKGQEPATLTKYVSYAIMALNAGAIFGYLGFGPLADRFGRRPVFAFMCLGSLIMLPVTYLMPSSYTGVLMLLPILGFFNNGIFSGFPIYLPELYPTQLRATGAGFCFNAGRVMASASPFLTGWLVTTLGSFGRAASTVAMIYLLGLIVLLFAPETKGRRLPD, from the coding sequence ATGAAAACATCCTGGCGATCCGGTGTCACACCCTACCAGTGGTTAGTCTTGTTCGTGGCCTGGCTGGGCTGGGTCTTCGATGCGATGGACGCGACGATCTATGCGATCGTCCTCCATCCAGCGCTCCACGATCTGTTGCATTCTGCAAGCGGCGATCCTCCGACCACGGAAGAAATCGGCTGGTACGGCGGGATCATCTTTTCGATTTTTCTTATCGGCTGGGCCATCGGTGGCATCACGTTCGGGGTTATGGCCGATCGATTCGGACGCACAAAAATCCTGATCGCTACGATCATCATTTATGCCGTCTTCACCGGCGCCGCTGCACTGGCAGAAACCTGGTGGCATCTCGCGATAGCCAGGTTTCTGACCGCCCTCGGCATCGGCGGTGAGTGGGCGGCAGGCGCTTCAATCGTGGCTGAAACATGGCCGGAAGAGAAGCGTGCCAAAGCGGCAGGCATTCTCCAATCGGCTTGGGCCATGGGGTTCTTTTTGGCCGCCACGATGAATTTGACGTTGAGAGATGCCTATGGCTGGCGAGGATTGTTCGTCATCGGTATTCTTCCGGCGTTCGTCGCCCTTCTTGTCCGCTGGTGGGTCAAGGAGCCGGACCGCTGGACCCATGCACATGAGCAGAAAGCCATCCCCCTGACAGCCATCTTCCAAGGTGACTTACGACAAGCCACGTTGGTGGGTTCCGCGCTCGCGTTCGTCGCCGTGTTCGGTCTCTGGGGAGCGACGAATTGGGCCCCGACCCTTATTCGTGAATTGCCGGACCTAAAGGGACAAGAGCCGGCAACCCTCACCAAGTATGTGAGCTACGCCATCATGGCGTTGAACGCCGGGGCGATCTTCGGCTATCTCGGCTTCGGCCCCCTCGCCGACCGGTTCGGCAGACGACCGGTCTTCGCCTTCATGTGCCTCGGCAGCCTCATCATGTTGCCGGTCACCTATTTGATGCCTTCGAGTTACACGGGAGTTCTGATGCTGCTGCCGATCCTTGGGTTTTTTAATAATGGAATTTTCAGTGGATTTCCGATCTATCTCCCAGAGCTATATCCTACACAGTTACGCGCAACTGGAGCAGGCTTTTGCTTCAACGCGGGTCGCGTGATGGCCTCAGCCTCTCCATTTTTAACCGGCTGGCTCGTCACGACACTTGGCTCCTTTGGGCGGGCAGCAAGCACCGTCGCGATGATCTATTTACTCGGACTTATTGTGCTTTTGTTCGCTCCAGAAACGAAGGGCCGTCGCCTGCCCGACTAG
- a CDS encoding BTAD domain-containing putative transcriptional regulator — translation MNRHAHLAKLTPPRLPAIVERPRLYRLLDRARRRQTVWINAPPGFGKTTLVAGYLRTHKLRSLWYQLDEGDDDLATFFHYLGLAVQKGTPRLKKPLAHLTPEYLKGLSTFTRRFFEELYRRLRSPVVLVFDNYQEVPVDAALHEMLALGISSVPPGVNILVISRTLPPAAWAQAQARQQMNFIGEESLRLTEQESRSIVRLHKKSQRRKSHESIGKVHDKFQGWVAGLVLQLEQAKTQEIPHVATPQVVFDYLAREVLQKLSLNKQSFLLHTAFLPDMTAATAARLTGEATAGDILEGLYQSRYFTERRMGAGSVYQYHPLFKEFLRSHAKATLPALDVQATQQTAATLLEEAGRIEDAVLLYQEAGETDQIVRMILSKGPELLAQGRAHTLEEWIRQVPTELRDQEPWLLFWLGSCRLPFNPLESEGIFAAAFEHFKALNDTTGMCMAWSGAVSAIQYSWLDIDRLDRWIDLLPEFMPPDVSFPSVEIETQMTFCIFTALMWRRPQRALMNPWIDRAKTLIAKSPDLSKGMALSAVMTHLFVWIGDFASAEKYNDMLGVAAASQAAPPLTRMLFYENHAVLAWNRGDAEVACRVADEALAVSQTTGVHLFDAALLASAIYGSLLQNDLIRAEHYLAQTAPLVANPSHVMHGNWLMCHAWLARLKGDTTRAWDLVQQCSELRWVKGTSAAEAHHIYAAAILLHPRGDPRAHQYLDQVKLIGEQMGSGLLQFMSSLLEAHFALDEGREEAGLAVLREALAIGREKRFSYFPWWIPQMMARLCVRALEADIEVDYVRDLIRKTRLVPDADTSANETWPWPVKIYTLGRFEIHVDGKPLPPRRKAPYRVLTLLKAMIALGGREIPTSRLIDALWPDAEGDVGEETFHKTLQRLRHLVCHEGLIQMKESKVSLNRQHCWVDAMAFQTLLNSTDNSKPRQAEPDVRVQRYEQAIALYRGPFLEADGACGWADRYREGLRQEFVQAVQQLSEWKKADGTNEAALTCLENGVEADPLAEPLYPRLIRFLFDLDRQSEAKKVLVRYHKAVIMAGREPSVEMQRLAKNLSAS, via the coding sequence ATGAACCGTCACGCTCACCTCGCGAAGCTCACGCCACCGCGCCTTCCTGCCATCGTCGAACGTCCCCGATTGTATCGATTACTCGATCGGGCTCGGCGGCGACAGACTGTCTGGATTAACGCTCCACCGGGATTCGGCAAAACGACCCTCGTCGCCGGCTACCTGCGAACTCACAAGCTGCGGTCGCTGTGGTATCAGCTGGATGAAGGCGACGACGACCTGGCCACCTTCTTCCATTATCTCGGGCTCGCGGTTCAGAAGGGGACGCCGCGCCTCAAGAAACCATTGGCCCATTTGACCCCCGAATACTTGAAAGGATTGTCCACCTTCACGCGCCGCTTCTTCGAGGAACTCTACCGGCGGCTCAGGTCGCCTGTCGTGCTGGTGTTCGATAACTATCAAGAAGTGCCGGTAGATGCTGCCTTGCACGAGATGCTCGCCCTTGGCATCTCGTCGGTGCCGCCGGGAGTGAATATCTTGGTGATCAGCCGAACTCTCCCTCCGGCGGCGTGGGCACAAGCCCAAGCTAGACAGCAAATGAACTTCATTGGAGAAGAGTCTCTGCGGCTGACGGAGCAGGAATCACGCTCCATCGTGCGCTTACATAAGAAATCCCAGAGGCGAAAATCCCACGAATCGATAGGGAAGGTGCATGACAAGTTCCAAGGTTGGGTAGCCGGTTTGGTACTGCAACTCGAACAAGCCAAAACCCAGGAAATCCCACACGTCGCAACGCCGCAAGTCGTGTTCGACTACTTGGCACGGGAGGTCCTACAGAAGCTTAGTTTGAACAAGCAGAGTTTTTTGTTGCACACAGCCTTCTTGCCGGACATGACGGCTGCGACGGCTGCCAGGCTCACGGGAGAGGCGACGGCAGGTGACATACTAGAGGGTCTCTATCAATCTCGCTATTTCACCGAACGACGCATGGGTGCCGGATCGGTGTATCAGTACCATCCATTATTCAAGGAGTTTTTGCGATCCCATGCGAAAGCCACCCTGCCGGCCTTGGATGTCCAGGCGACCCAGCAGACTGCTGCCACACTCTTGGAGGAAGCGGGCAGGATCGAGGATGCGGTCCTCTTGTATCAAGAAGCCGGCGAAACAGATCAGATTGTCCGCATGATTCTGTCAAAAGGACCTGAGCTTCTGGCGCAGGGACGAGCCCACACGCTGGAGGAATGGATTCGTCAGGTACCGACAGAGCTACGCGACCAGGAGCCATGGCTCCTCTTTTGGTTGGGCTCGTGCCGGCTGCCCTTTAATCCGTTGGAAAGTGAAGGCATCTTTGCGGCAGCATTCGAGCACTTCAAAGCTCTGAACGACACGACAGGCATGTGCATGGCCTGGTCCGGGGCTGTATCAGCCATTCAATATTCCTGGCTCGATATCGATAGACTCGATCGATGGATCGATCTTTTGCCCGAGTTCATGCCACCGGATGTATCGTTTCCTTCCGTCGAGATTGAGACTCAAATGACGTTTTGTATCTTCACCGCGCTGATGTGGAGGCGCCCTCAACGCGCGCTCATGAATCCCTGGATCGATCGGGCGAAAACGCTCATCGCGAAATCACCGGACCTGTCAAAGGGCATGGCCTTGAGTGCGGTCATGACTCATCTCTTCGTCTGGATCGGAGATTTTGCATCGGCAGAGAAATATAACGACATGCTGGGAGTTGCCGCTGCATCCCAAGCGGCTCCTCCTCTGACCAGAATGCTCTTTTATGAGAATCACGCGGTGTTGGCTTGGAATCGAGGGGATGCCGAGGTTGCCTGCCGGGTGGCAGATGAAGCGCTTGCCGTTTCACAGACGACCGGTGTGCATCTCTTCGACGCCGCCCTCTTGGCATCGGCCATCTATGGTTCATTGCTCCAGAATGATCTCATTCGAGCGGAGCACTATCTGGCCCAAACCGCTCCACTGGTGGCGAATCCCAGTCATGTGATGCACGGGAATTGGTTGATGTGCCACGCGTGGCTCGCAAGACTGAAAGGCGATACGACTAGAGCCTGGGATCTAGTTCAACAATGCTCCGAGTTGCGGTGGGTGAAGGGAACCTCTGCAGCGGAAGCGCACCACATTTACGCGGCAGCGATCCTGCTTCACCCACGCGGTGATCCACGCGCGCATCAGTATCTCGATCAGGTCAAACTGATTGGCGAGCAGATGGGAAGTGGCCTGCTACAGTTCATGAGTTCTTTACTCGAAGCTCATTTTGCCCTGGACGAGGGACGGGAGGAGGCTGGCTTGGCGGTCTTACGGGAGGCTTTAGCCATAGGCAGAGAAAAGCGCTTCAGTTACTTTCCCTGGTGGATTCCGCAGATGATGGCCCGCCTCTGTGTCAGGGCCTTGGAAGCTGATATTGAAGTCGACTACGTGCGAGATCTGATTCGTAAAACCCGGCTGGTCCCGGACGCCGACACGTCGGCAAACGAAACCTGGCCCTGGCCAGTCAAGATTTACACCCTGGGTCGCTTTGAGATTCATGTGGATGGCAAGCCGCTGCCGCCGCGACGGAAAGCGCCCTATCGTGTGCTGACGTTGCTGAAGGCGATGATTGCGTTGGGTGGTCGTGAGATTCCAACGTCACGGCTGATCGATGCGCTATGGCCGGACGCGGAAGGTGATGTAGGTGAGGAGACCTTCCATAAGACGCTCCAGCGTTTGCGGCATCTGGTCTGTCATGAGGGCCTCATTCAGATGAAAGAGAGTAAGGTGTCATTGAACCGACAGCACTGTTGGGTCGATGCCATGGCATTTCAGACCCTGCTCAACAGCACGGACAATTCCAAGCCTCGACAAGCTGAGCCGGATGTCAGGGTCCAGCGCTATGAGCAGGCGATTGCCTTGTACCGGGGGCCATTCCTTGAAGCAGATGGTGCTTGTGGATGGGCCGATCGCTATAGGGAGGGTCTCAGACAGGAGTTTGTCCAAGCAGTGCAACAACTGAGCGAGTGGAAGAAGGCGGATGGCACGAATGAAGCCGCGTTGACCTGTTTGGAAAACGGAGTGGAAGCCGATCCGTTGGCTGAGCCGCTTTACCCACGTTTGATCAGATTTCTTTTTGACTTAGATCGCCAGAGCGAGGCTAAAAAGGTCTTGGTTCGCTATCATAAGGCAGTGATTATGGCTGGGAGAGAACCTTCTGTAGAAATGCAACGCCTTGCCAAGAACCTTTCAGCATCTTAA
- a CDS encoding helix-turn-helix transcriptional regulator, producing the protein MAKRKHATTADAVQILYRRYYEGRPDRIRGLEEARAHDNVARKLTALRLRAGFTQRQLADLVGTTASAICRLENADYEGHSLAMLNRIAAALKQRVEIRFVPVAQGRALKSA; encoded by the coding sequence ATGGCAAAACGAAAACACGCAACCACGGCGGATGCCGTGCAGATTCTTTATCGCCGATACTACGAAGGGAGGCCGGACCGTATACGAGGGTTGGAGGAAGCGCGGGCACACGACAATGTGGCACGGAAGCTCACCGCATTACGGCTTCGGGCGGGATTCACGCAACGGCAATTGGCCGACTTGGTCGGTACGACGGCCTCAGCCATCTGTCGGCTGGAAAATGCGGACTATGAGGGACATTCCCTTGCCATGCTGAATCGGATCGCAGCCGCCTTAAAGCAGCGCGTCGAAATTCGCTTTGTTCCGGTCGCGCAAGGCAGAGCGTTGAAATCGGCCTGA
- a CDS encoding BTAD domain-containing putative transcriptional regulator produces MARVLRSRNPSTSLAKLHPPRLPAIVERPRLYRLLDRARKRPVIWINAPPGFGKTTLVASYLRVRKILPLWYQVDEGDSDLATFFHYLGLAVQQAAPRCRTPLPHLTPEYLQGLPTFTRRFFEQLYTRLKPPTLLILDNYQEAPLDSLFHQTVALSVEALPERMNVIVMSRALPPPAFARLQAAQHIQFLDEEALRLVESETRAIVCLHMKSLKVPIPKFAALHDKLQGWVAGLVLQLEQAKMDKQRDAILSGETPQVIFDYLAREVMQRLSPETQEFLMCTAFLPDMTTAMAAKLTGNASAADILVGLYQSRHFTERRAGTEYIYQYHPLFRGFLRDRAHAILHHDEVTEIQNTAAALLENSDRVEDAVALYAEAGQVGEIIRIILTRAAELLQQGRYQTLERWLAHIPDVCYEQEPWLLYWLGSCRLATSPLKSEDIYARAFELFKEQGNMAGVLLTLVGSISSIQFSWIDISRFDRWIEIMLETVPPDTSFPSKEIEIQVVFSLLTALMWRRPQRSSITPWIDRAKHILEEVPDVEKYSFFVAVLGNFFTWLGDIESADKYSRTLKSAAESEASPPLMRLVSYANRVVVEMNLGDQEKSMRLVEQGLAISRKAGVHVFDVALFAAGAYASLYRNDVASAEQYLKQSAPLVTHPAHVMRANYLYLYAWVMRVKGDLTTAWEFIQEALAVKGLKGSLHPEAIINCAAAEVLHGLGDDQQARRYLNHVKLAGNEMGSFNLQFRAYLLESQFAFDQGREEAGLVALRRALAIGRERGFSFLHWFLPKTMASLCAKALEADIEVEYVQDLIRKTRLIPDDHASDSEAWPWPVKIYTLGRFEIHLDGKPLPPRRKAPYRVLTLLKAMIALGGREIPTSRLIDALWPDAEGDVGEETFHKTLQRLRRLLNQDAVIQVRGNKVSLNRQVCWVDTLAFEGLLSHRDGSNKRAQDETATCVNAYEQAVALYRGHFLNGDEATWAQAQQNRLRQKFLDATERLRVHWTELGDSTRTANMTRTYDVEPAEVE; encoded by the coding sequence ATGGCACGAGTGCTTCGGTCCCGCAATCCTTCCACATCTCTGGCCAAACTACATCCGCCGCGTCTTCCTGCCATCGTTGAACGGCCACGATTGTATCGGCTGCTCGATCGAGCCCGCAAACGGCCTGTCATCTGGATCAACGCCCCGCCGGGATTCGGCAAAACTACGCTCGTCGCGAGCTATCTACGAGTTCGTAAGATCCTCCCTTTGTGGTACCAAGTGGATGAAGGCGACAGCGACCTCGCCACCTTCTTTCACTATCTCGGCCTTGCGGTTCAGCAAGCGGCGCCACGGTGTCGAACGCCTCTTCCTCACTTGACGCCGGAATACTTACAAGGACTGCCCACGTTCACCCGCCGGTTTTTCGAACAACTGTATACGCGACTCAAGCCGCCCACGCTCTTGATTCTCGACAATTATCAGGAAGCACCTCTGGATTCGCTCTTCCATCAGACCGTGGCGCTGAGCGTCGAGGCACTACCGGAACGGATGAACGTGATCGTCATGAGCCGCGCCTTGCCGCCCCCGGCATTCGCGCGCCTGCAAGCAGCCCAGCATATCCAGTTTCTTGATGAAGAGGCCCTTCGGCTTGTCGAGTCCGAGACCCGAGCCATCGTGTGCTTACATATGAAATCACTGAAGGTACCCATACCTAAGTTCGCAGCACTGCATGACAAACTGCAAGGATGGGTCGCAGGCCTGGTGCTCCAGCTGGAGCAGGCCAAAATGGACAAGCAGCGGGACGCGATTCTTTCTGGAGAAACACCGCAGGTCATATTCGATTACTTGGCGCGTGAGGTCATGCAACGTCTCAGTCCAGAGACGCAGGAATTTTTGATGTGCACGGCCTTTCTACCCGACATGACGACGGCCATGGCTGCGAAACTGACGGGAAATGCGTCGGCCGCTGACATATTGGTGGGTTTGTATCAGTCGCGACACTTCACGGAGCGGCGCGCAGGGACGGAATATATTTACCAATATCATCCGTTGTTTCGAGGATTCTTGCGCGATCGCGCACACGCGATCCTCCATCACGACGAGGTGACGGAGATCCAGAACACTGCGGCGGCACTGTTGGAAAACTCGGATCGCGTCGAAGACGCCGTGGCCTTGTATGCCGAAGCCGGCCAGGTCGGAGAGATCATCCGGATTATCCTCACACGCGCGGCGGAATTACTCCAACAGGGACGCTATCAAACGTTAGAACGATGGCTCGCCCACATCCCGGATGTTTGCTATGAGCAAGAACCGTGGCTCTTGTATTGGCTGGGATCCTGCCGATTGGCGACTTCTCCGCTCAAAAGCGAGGACATTTACGCTCGCGCGTTCGAGTTGTTCAAGGAACAGGGGAATATGGCGGGTGTGCTGCTGACGTTAGTCGGCAGCATCTCGTCGATACAATTCTCTTGGATCGATATCAGCCGGTTTGATCGGTGGATCGAGATCATGCTTGAGACAGTCCCTCCTGATACCTCCTTCCCTTCAAAGGAGATCGAGATTCAAGTCGTATTTTCCTTGCTGACGGCATTGATGTGGAGGCGGCCACAACGCTCATCCATCACGCCGTGGATTGATCGCGCCAAGCATATTCTTGAGGAAGTGCCGGACGTTGAGAAATATTCTTTTTTCGTAGCCGTTTTAGGCAACTTCTTCACGTGGCTTGGTGACATAGAGTCTGCCGACAAATATTCGAGGACCTTGAAATCTGCCGCTGAATCAGAAGCCAGCCCGCCATTGATGCGCCTGGTCTCTTATGCAAACAGAGTGGTCGTAGAAATGAACCTCGGAGATCAGGAGAAGTCTATGCGTCTCGTCGAACAGGGGCTTGCAATCTCCAGGAAAGCTGGGGTGCATGTGTTTGATGTGGCTCTTTTCGCAGCAGGGGCCTACGCGTCGCTGTATCGAAATGATGTGGCTTCCGCTGAGCAGTACCTCAAACAAAGTGCTCCCCTAGTGACACACCCTGCGCATGTGATGCGTGCCAATTACCTTTATTTGTACGCATGGGTTATGAGAGTTAAGGGAGATCTGACAACGGCTTGGGAGTTCATCCAGGAAGCATTAGCGGTAAAAGGATTGAAAGGAAGTTTGCATCCAGAAGCGATAATAAATTGCGCGGCTGCGGAAGTGCTTCACGGACTCGGTGACGATCAACAGGCAAGGCGATACCTCAACCACGTCAAGCTCGCTGGAAACGAAATGGGAAGTTTTAACCTGCAGTTCAGGGCCTACCTGCTGGAATCGCAGTTCGCGTTTGACCAAGGACGAGAAGAAGCTGGTTTGGTTGCATTGCGACGAGCCCTTGCCATAGGCCGGGAAAGGGGATTCAGCTTTCTCCATTGGTTCTTGCCAAAAACGATGGCCAGTCTCTGCGCCAAGGCGTTGGAAGCCGATATTGAGGTCGAGTACGTGCAGGACCTCATTCGTAAGACCCGCCTTATTCCAGATGACCATGCGTCGGACAGCGAAGCCTGGCCTTGGCCCGTCAAAATTTACACGCTCGGTCGCTTTGAGATTCATCTGGATGGCAAACCGCTGCCGCCGCGCCGGAAAGCGCCCTATCGTGTGCTGACGTTGCTGAAGGCGATGATTGCATTGGGTGGTCGTGAGATTCCAACGTCACGGCTGATCGATGCGCTATGGCCGGACGCGGAAGGTGATGTAGGTGAGGAGACCTTCCATAAGACGCTCCAGCGCCTTCGGCGGTTGCTGAACCAGGACGCCGTCATCCAAGTCAGGGGCAACAAAGTGTCCCTGAACCGACAAGTCTGTTGGGTGGATACCCTGGCGTTTGAAGGCTTGCTCAGTCATCGTGACGGATCGAACAAGAGGGCGCAGGACGAAACGGCTACCTGTGTGAATGCCTACGAACAAGCCGTCGCGCTCTATCGCGGGCATTTTCTGAATGGCGATGAGGCGACCTGGGCGCAGGCGCAACAGAATCGCCTGCGTCAGAAATTCCTGGATGCGACCGAACGGCTGCGCGTGCATTGGACAGAGTTGGGTGATTCTACAAGAACTGCAAACATGACAAGGACCTATGACGTTGAACCTGCGGAGGTGGAGTAG
- a CDS encoding DnaJ domain-containing protein produces the protein MNYYEVLGVPREASDEDIKKAYRKLAFEHHPDRNPHRKDADERIRAINVAYEIVGDPEKRKTYDRLSWGPEPRAETVDPSVILDAMERKLFDEGRKELFAILMKDVKRVKAELALVREQVVAEQGYDSFLEHVVTARAAAIVGDFVTSDMDGRKQRLVEVAVEMMVSQGVTKRGDESGIRALRNRLDTAFRNGRVHGIASALELFYERR, from the coding sequence ATGAATTACTACGAAGTACTCGGCGTCCCACGTGAGGCGTCCGACGAGGACATCAAGAAGGCTTATCGAAAGCTGGCATTTGAGCATCATCCGGACAGGAATCCTCATAGGAAGGATGCGGACGAACGGATCAGAGCGATCAATGTTGCCTATGAGATCGTCGGAGATCCTGAAAAGCGCAAAACCTACGATCGATTGTCTTGGGGACCTGAGCCACGGGCTGAAACAGTCGATCCCAGCGTTATTCTCGATGCAATGGAGCGGAAGCTCTTCGACGAAGGCAGGAAAGAATTGTTCGCGATCTTGATGAAAGATGTGAAGCGAGTGAAGGCGGAGCTGGCTCTCGTCCGAGAACAGGTTGTGGCTGAGCAGGGCTACGATTCATTTCTGGAACACGTAGTCACCGCGCGCGCGGCGGCAATTGTGGGTGACTTTGTGACAAGTGATATGGACGGACGAAAACAACGTCTGGTTGAAGTGGCGGTGGAGATGATGGTGTCACAGGGAGTGACGAAGCGTGGGGATGAGAGCGGGATTCGAGCACTGCGAAATCGTCTCGACACGGCGTTTCGTAACGGCCGCGTGCATGGTATCGCCTCGGCGCTGGAGCTGTTCTACGAGAGGCGGTAG
- a CDS encoding DUF3365 domain-containing protein, with product MTPSRKLLWEALVVWVVGGATVLWPARALPEATSINLPIEAVVDYIHAVIEADRAVYTKHAVERMQTKGVVATSEKWEERNTLPLPAQFLLESGRYADKQGLGMQYRLISFWPINKRNVATNALERIGLGAVANHPDRPYKGVTKVGDTRYFEAVYADLAVAQSCAGCHNAHPDSPKRDFKLNDVMGAIVVSIQLEQ from the coding sequence ATGACACCCTCTAGGAAATTGCTGTGGGAAGCCCTAGTGGTATGGGTAGTAGGAGGCGCGACGGTGCTGTGGCCCGCTCGGGCGTTGCCTGAAGCCACATCGATAAACCTCCCGATCGAGGCGGTGGTCGATTACATCCACGCCGTCATCGAGGCTGACCGCGCGGTGTATACCAAGCATGCCGTCGAACGCATGCAAACGAAAGGGGTCGTTGCGACGTCAGAAAAATGGGAAGAAAGGAACACCTTGCCCCTCCCGGCTCAATTCCTGCTGGAATCCGGACGCTACGCCGACAAGCAGGGCCTTGGGATGCAGTACCGGCTGATCAGTTTCTGGCCGATCAACAAACGCAATGTGGCGACGAACGCGCTTGAAAGGATCGGGCTCGGCGCCGTCGCGAATCATCCCGATCGTCCCTACAAGGGCGTTACGAAGGTGGGCGACACCCGGTATTTTGAAGCGGTGTATGCCGATCTGGCCGTCGCTCAGTCTTGTGCCGGTTGCCACAATGCCCATCCCGACAGTCCGAAGCGGGACTTCAAGCTCAATGACGTCATGGGTGCGATCGTGGTCAGCATTCAGTTGGAGCAGTAG
- a CDS encoding type II toxin-antitoxin system RelE/ParE family toxin: MPRTRVVFYQERDGHVPVLEWLDTLPAKIQDKCVVKIERLRELGHELRRPEADLLRNGIYELRIGREGMDYRILYFFHGRMAAVLAHGLVKEREVPAKDIQAALERKRLFEQDPHRHTYREE, translated from the coding sequence TTGCCGAGGACGCGAGTCGTTTTCTATCAGGAACGAGACGGTCATGTGCCGGTATTGGAATGGCTGGACACGTTGCCTGCAAAGATCCAGGACAAATGTGTCGTGAAAATCGAACGGCTGCGAGAACTCGGTCATGAGCTGCGGCGTCCTGAAGCGGATCTTTTGCGAAACGGCATCTATGAACTGCGTATTGGGCGGGAGGGGATGGACTATCGGATCTTGTATTTCTTTCATGGCCGTATGGCCGCCGTCCTGGCCCACGGCCTCGTCAAGGAGCGTGAGGTTCCGGCAAAGGACATTCAAGCGGCACTGGAGAGGAAACGGCTCTTTGAGCAAGATCCGCACAGGCATACCTATCGGGAGGAATAA
- a CDS encoding outer membrane protein transport protein, whose amino-acid sequence MPGKYCEIRFLLLPSIVLFILLGWSSSSRADGIRNPFQGAAAIAQGNAFAAQADDPTAVFYNPAGMTQLHGVQQTAGVQFVSVNTHFTSPTGVTTRNEQPFPIGLPPPGQLFITANLKDLGIHALGNLSVGLGLQNLFGFAAKYPQNGPFSSAVTFAQFPLIDIKPTFAYKVTDRLSVGLGADIFIFVPFLGEGHLEQQSVQGGSTVELNGKGATAGLNASILYTLLQTDAGKPRLNLAFIWRSQAVLPIEGVFLVNGALVANASSSIRLPEIYTWGAAFWPIRNAAREWKIEVDVDYARWASIRDFDVHLSNGVTLANPQQWSNAVSIGVGTEYRWLSFPSHPAWNVALRTGYLHSQQAIPDVNYNPAAPDAQSHTLSVGVGLLCKENGRFLGLLTCGSEAGFFGRNALGIDLAYQALLFESRTVTGNLNPAVNGTYQTTTHAGSITMRVNF is encoded by the coding sequence ATGCCGGGAAAGTATTGTGAAATACGGTTCCTGCTTCTGCCGAGCATCGTTCTTTTTATTCTGCTTGGGTGGTCCTCTTCTTCCCGTGCCGACGGTATCCGCAATCCCTTCCAAGGCGCAGCCGCTATCGCACAGGGAAATGCTTTTGCCGCTCAAGCGGACGACCCTACGGCCGTTTTTTATAATCCCGCCGGGATGACACAGCTGCATGGCGTTCAGCAGACGGCCGGCGTGCAATTCGTCAGCGTCAATACACACTTCACGAGTCCTACCGGTGTGACCACCAGAAATGAGCAGCCGTTCCCGATTGGTCTTCCGCCGCCGGGGCAGCTGTTCATCACGGCCAATCTCAAGGATCTTGGGATTCATGCGTTGGGAAATTTGTCGGTCGGTCTCGGGTTGCAGAACCTGTTTGGTTTCGCGGCGAAGTATCCGCAGAATGGCCCATTTTCCAGCGCCGTCACGTTCGCGCAGTTTCCTCTGATCGATATCAAACCGACGTTTGCCTACAAAGTGACAGACAGACTTTCTGTCGGCCTCGGCGCCGATATCTTTATATTTGTCCCTTTTCTTGGCGAGGGACATTTGGAACAGCAGTCTGTCCAAGGGGGCAGCACCGTTGAATTGAATGGGAAGGGTGCCACGGCCGGGCTCAATGCCAGCATCTTGTATACGCTGCTTCAAACCGATGCAGGTAAGCCTCGCCTCAATCTGGCCTTTATTTGGCGCAGCCAAGCGGTGCTCCCTATCGAAGGGGTATTCCTGGTGAATGGCGCCCTCGTGGCGAACGCTTCCTCGTCCATTCGTCTTCCTGAAATCTATACCTGGGGCGCGGCCTTCTGGCCTATCCGAAACGCTGCGCGTGAATGGAAGATTGAGGTCGATGTCGATTATGCACGATGGGCGTCGATTCGAGATTTCGATGTTCATCTCTCGAACGGCGTGACCCTGGCAAACCCCCAACAGTGGAGCAACGCCGTCAGCATCGGCGTCGGCACAGAATACCGATGGCTGTCATTCCCCAGCCATCCCGCTTGGAACGTCGCCTTGCGCACCGGCTATCTCCATTCTCAACAAGCGATCCCGGATGTGAATTATAATCCTGCTGCGCCGGACGCCCAGTCCCATACCCTGTCTGTCGGTGTCGGCCTCCTTTGCAAGGAGAATGGAAGATTTTTAGGTCTTTTGACCTGCGGCTCAGAGGCAGGCTTCTTCGGTCGGAATGCCTTGGGAATTGATCTGGCGTACCAGGCGCTTCTGTTCGAGTCTCGAACCGTCACCGGCAATCTGAATCCCGCGGTGAATGGCACCTACCAGACCACCACGCACGCCGGATCGATTACCATGCGGGTCAACTTCTAG